The sequence GGGGGACCCCGGGGCCGGTGTCCTCCACCCGGAGTTCGAGATAGCGGCCGTCCTTGATGCCGTCCGGGTTGACGGAGGGGTCGCCCGAGGAGAAAACGGCGTCGGCGGTGGCGATCTTCATGCTTCCGCCGCCGGGCATGGCGTCGCGGGCGTTCAGACCCAGGTTGAGGACAAGGTTGCGCAGTTGGGAGAAATCCCCCCGGACGACGCGGTCGGACGCGTCCAGATCGAGGGCGATCTCGATTTTTTTATCGATGGCCCGGGAGAGCAGGGCCGCCGCCTCGCGCGCCGCCTGGTGCACGTCCGCCGGAATCAGGGACCGGTGCTGGGTGGGGGAGAAAGCCAGCAACTGCTGGATCAGGTCGGAGGCCCGCTCGGCGCCGGTCATGATCCAGCGGGCGCATTCGAGAAGCTCTCCGGGTTCCAGTTCCCTGGTCAGGATCTCGGCGTAGCCGAGGATGGCCGAAAGCTGGTTGTTGAAATCGTGGGCCAGACCCCCGGCCAACTGGCCCAGTGCCCGCATCTTGTCGGAATGGTGCAGCTCCCGTTCCATCCGGCGGCGTTCGGTGATGTCGTCCATCAGGCCGAGAATGACCACCGGGGAACCGTTCTCGTCGACGATCGGCACCTTGAAGGTCTGGGCGATACCGGCTCCCTGGGAGTAAAGCAACGGTTCCTCGCCCAGGTCGAGAACCTTGCGGGTTCGGACCGCCTTCATATCCGTTTCCCGAAAAGCGTCCGCCAGTTCGGGGCCGAAAATCTCCAGATCGGTCCGGCCCAGGATCTCCTCGGCCGGGATCCCGGTCAACTCCACCGCTTTTTCGTTCCAGAGCAGGTAGCGCCCGTCGTCGCCCAGATCCTTGGCGAAGACGCCCACCGGCAGGTTTTCCAGAAGGCCCGCCAGGAGTCCGCGGCCGCCGGCGACCTGCAGTTTCCGGGTCCGTGACCGGCCGACGTCGCGCACGAGCAGGGCCGCCACGGGGTGGCCGCCCAGGGTGAAACCCGAAAGCGAAACCTCGGCCGGGAACAGGGAACCGTCGAGGCGGCGATGGGTCTGCCGCCGTCGGGCCAGGCCTTCGCGACCCGCGCCGGGGGGGGAGGCGACGACCACGGCGTCGAGAGGGAGACCCCGCAATTCCGAGCGCGCGCGGGCGTAGAGCTTCTCGGCGGCCGGGTTGCCGTCGAGGATCGTCCGGGTCTGGGTGTCGACCAGGAGAAGGGGTTCGGCGATCATGGCGGCCAAACGCCCCGAGACGGGGGGCGCGTCCAGCC comes from bacterium and encodes:
- a CDS encoding response regulator, producing the protein MRRKRIDRPPPPSDGTAGGFRLDAPPVSGRLAAMIAEPLLLVDTQTRTILDGNPAAEKLYARARSELRGLPLDAVVVASPPGAGREGLARRRQTHRRLDGSLFPAEVSLSGFTLGGHPVAALLVRDVGRSRTRKLQVAGGRGLLAGLLENLPVGVFAKDLGDDGRYLLWNEKAVELTGIPAEEILGRTDLEIFGPELADAFRETDMKAVRTRKVLDLGEEPLLYSQGAGIAQTFKVPIVDENGSPVVILGLMDDITERRRMERELHHSDKMRALGQLAGGLAHDFNNQLSAILGYAEILTRELEPGELLECARWIMTGAERASDLIQQLLAFSPTQHRSLIPADVHQAAREAAALLSRAIDKKIEIALDLDASDRVVRGDFSQLRNLVLNLGLNARDAMPGGGSMKIATADAVFSSGDPSVNPDGIKDGRYLELRVEDTGPGVPPELSKRIFEPFFTTRPKRSGLGLSAVYGTVKAHGGGIVVAAGAAGGASFRVYLPVEPPIPAEPAAEVAPGTVRILLVEDEDSVRGMLVTLFRNEGFQVTAARNGQQALELLEAAEAAPDLAILDMNMPVMSGEETQARLRERYPGLRIVILSGYSSGEMADRVVECGISDYIRKPVRGTELLARVRAVLARS